The following nucleotide sequence is from Salvia splendens isolate huo1 chromosome 2, SspV2, whole genome shotgun sequence.
TGCCAAAAAGGGAAATGGTTCAACTATAGTGGAATGACCAAAAAAGAATACGGATCAACTTAGAGTATAAATACTCGAAAATAGTTTGAAATTATGGtaaaaataatatactagtGGCCTTGTTTGGGATAGTCTTGGATCATGTCTTTTTTATCAATAAGCTCAGCCTTAACCCGTATagttttacttttagttattcTATAAAATTCTTGATTGGGccgagtgttggggccttcggggtCAACACGAATGTATGATGCTCTATGCTCTACATGAATCGGGGGGCCTCCGTGCTCAACATGAACGTGGGACCCACCATGGTGACTCAAATGCGGGCTCCTACGAGGTCAATGGAATTGACTCCTATTATGGAGTGAGTTTGGATTTCTATTTTCAAaagtattactccctctgtcccaactaaGCTGGAGGCAAAACTTTAGGCACGgagattaataaattattttaaatgaaaataaaatagtataagaaaggaaaaaagtagtaaagataagagagagtaaagtatttGAGTAAATAAAGTACTCGATTTGTCACAATgctcacattttctttttagtttgtctcactcaaaatgtccacttgctatatttggataTAAATCACCCTCTTCTATCTCCTCATTATAATATTCAactatatttttctctctacttacttCACCCTATAAttcctcctaaaatctcgtgttacTCAAGTATGcagacatcttgagtgggacagaggtaataaaaataattgaatattttgtattttatcaaaaaagaaagaaCTCTATTTTATTAGTGCGTTCCAAAAAGAAAGAATTGGATTCAACTTAGTTTAGTTGAGGCAAAGGAAGTAGTATTCAAGTAGATCAAATATTTCTAGGCGTTTCCACTTCTTTTGTTGTTCCAAAACGTTTTACAGAGACCAAAATTTGATTCGCCTGTTAAAATTCGCGtttgcatttttatttatttcaaatttttagaATTGGTTACACGCCATCAACATATTAATTTCCAAGTCGGTACTTGATAGTGTAATTGTTGATTTACAGTCATGATTTAATATTAAGCACGTGAACTTAATAAATCAAATTGGCCTAGTAATCTGCTGCCTAAGTAATCCTTCAGAAAGTAAAAATTAAGGGGCAGAATGTGAAAAATATGAATTCAGAAGGCACCACCAACAGTAGCTTATGCGTGTTAATTTTCCGATGCTTCCCCCTCCGCTATTAATCTTTTGTCAAATATAAACAGAAAGGACTTGCCTCCAGAATTTCTCATAGCCTCTCTTCTTTCTCCCAGATCCAAACAAAAACTACCAAAAAAGCTATCTTTTCACTGAGTTAGTAACTTTGAGTCGCAGGCCACAATCTTGAGACAATCAACAGTTTCCTGGCCTTCCTCACTTTTCACCTGAGCATTTTGTAAAATGAAAGTCCACACATTGTCACAGAACCGGTAGGTATGAAGATGTCCCTGCAGCAACAGTCATAGAGAAATATAAAACAACCTACACATTGTAAACAAGATTCTAGTCCTACCAGAGAAGAGACACCCAGAAATGAGAACAACTCGCAAACTGAAAGATTGTTCCATACCATCTAGATGTTGACATCACATTGTCTTTCTAAATGgcataaataaattcaaaagtaTAAACAAAGTCAACGAGCCCCACATAATTCCTATATACAAATCCCACAGAGAAAATAAAGCAGGCACTCCCTGATAGGTAGTAGGAGTACATGATATGATTCTGAGAGCCCAAGCAACCACTAGTAGCCCAAATGAACCCAATTCATTCTTCTTTTCAGAAAATAAAGGCCAAATCCTATATCCCAAAGGCAAACCACTGATAAGAAAATTAGTATTTCTTTGGTAGGCAAATTTCAGAGAGAATTCATTCTCCGGTAGGCAAATTTCACAGATATTATTGGATTACATATACCTGAGAGTGTTGGCAAATCTACCATGTTATTATAATGAATTGCATTCAGATTAATGCTGATAAATTCTTGTAATCTGTAGAGATCATGCTTACATACATGACAACCTCTGAAAATGACCAAATATCTTGACTATGTACATATTCTTTGAATTAATTTATTGTAAACCATTAGTTTCTGTCGAAGTAAGAGCACAGTCAACATGACATTTCATCGAACTAAGTAAACTAAATAAAACAAGACCACCAAGAACAAAATAATAACCACAATACAATAACAGTAATGGCACTAATACTATGGGCAGAGAAGCAGTGAACTGCTTTATGCTTCAACCAACAGATGCCCTTTTCGCACAACCCAGAAAACATATAATGTACATTACAAGCATAGAGTAACAGAAACTGAAAGTGTCAGATTTCCCTATTAGTGAATTTCACTCGGACAGTCATTTGCAACGCCCATGGAGAAACTACtgtatataaaaaaatctaGTCACCTTAATGGAAACCTTGTTCTTCACCTCGGTCTCTAGAGCTTCAGTCATTGACTGTAAACGAATGAGCAACATTAGATATAATTCCAGTGCAGAGCTGGCATGCAAATAACATATCAAACTATAGCTAGCGATATCAACTTGCAATCCCATTACTATGCATAGTTATCCAAGTATCAACTCCATCAAGAATATCAGATTCTGAATTCGTTCCTGACTTTAGGTAATCTCCACACGGAGTATAAATTTTACCAACTGGCAATTGATTTTTTATTGCAACTTAAAAACATTGATGGAAAATGTTTTACTACCTGTGATTAAATTAAAGTCTTTACCTGTCTCACCACACTGAATTACATGGAAAAAGTTAAACGAAAATAACAATCTTTGGAGGTGAAAAAATGTAGTATGAATGCTCACTTCAAAATCAGTCTTCCGACAATCAATTGAAATTCCTCAATATAAACTGATTCAGAAAAGAATCACACCTCTTATCTGACAATTGAATTAACAACCAAGAATATGATCCCAAATCAGTTGAGAACAGTCCACCCGTATCATAAATAATCATATTGACCAAGAAACAGATAACCTTGTCGAATTGAATTAAAACTTGAATGGCGAGTTCGGGGCTCAGAACTCCGGTAGAAACCATATGATCCAAAGTTTCCGTCAAACACATTCCAATCGTTGATCTCCGATATAGCTCGAAGGTCGCCATTCTTCTCCAACAACAGTACTACTACACCCACACTAACAGATTCATAGTGGAAAGAGAATAATCACGATCAAAATTCAGTCCTCGTCTAACAAATCAGAAAgtgagaaaaataaataaaactaacaAAACAAGGAAATAAACTCACCCGTGTTTCAGATTGATTGATCGTTGGCGATCCAGAAATCTTTACAGAGAATCTCcgcgtgagagagagagagtgcgAGATAGGAAAAATGAGAGGGAGAGGAATTGGGCCTTTTATACCCTAGATTTTAAGATTGGGGATTTTATAGCCAGCGGTGGAATAGCAAACATTGAAAAGACCATCTTACCATTCCGAATTTTTCCTACTTTTACTGGGATTTTAATCGAATCATGAGCTCTCGCCGGAGGGTATATCTGGACTTGCGCATTTATTGGtcaaatgtttatattttagtttatgttGTTTTTAACAACCTTGAGATAACATACATAACTATAGAAAACTGAAATTAATTAGATGACACAGTTATATAAATTGGTGCAATTTAGTTAGTGAAACACTTCTCATCCATTTAATAAGTTGGAAGTTTGAGTTTATTTGCTCTTTGTTCGTACATCTGTAATTTCtccttatttaattattatgtttttctctattaattatatttgggAACTTATGTGTTTAGTTTGGACGTAGTAATTTTCTCACAAGTTTCTTACATAGTTTGTTTAgttttttcaatatatatacaAGCTCGTTATATTGTATAAAAACAATTCATCtcaataatttttatttgagtTATTGGTCTTTTAATTTACACTTGAGCTGAAATTTAGTTCTTTTTATAAGCTTAAAACTAGGTCGCAAAAATTATACACTTATGCAATTTAAACAATATCTTCTACTCCTTTGTTCAATTATATAATCTGACGAGCGACATCAAATTTAATTCAGAATTCAATAGAGCTCatgaaaaaatcacaaaaatgaTTAAGTTTATGATATTAGCtactaaattttatatttgtgagaattttttataaaatttgttcTTTTTGGGGTCATTGCCCCTCTAAATTTTGGGAAAATCGGATTTGGGCCGATAAAAATGCGAAAATAAGCCCAATATTGAATAAGCGCAATGAATAGTTGTGGTTGTTAAAATCGATTCGTATGTAAGTGGAGAAAAACGTTTTGGATTAATTGCATAATTTTTCGAACTGTTGGCTTCATTTCACAATTTCAATGGCGTCTTCTTCTCTCCTACTGTCGCCCCTCTCATCCACAACTTCCTTAGATAACCGTGACTTGCTCGGGAACTCTGCTTTCCTGCAGAACCCCAAGCTTATTTTCGCAGCTAAGGCCCGTAAAGGCGCGATTCGGAGATGCGGATTCAAGGCTCCGGCAGCACGGAACTCTCTCGACCATATACCCAAACAATTTCGCCAAGAGAATCTCAAAGATGGATGTATGTGAATGTGATGCTATTATCTTCCGTcccattttttcaatttatggCTGTATTTTTTTGCTTGTTAACTTTTGTGGTAGTTTAATTTTTAATCCTTGCTCGCTGGAGACTTTCGTGGTTTTTAATTCGGAGGCGAGAACTAGCGTATGTTTTGAAGATTATCGTGGAAAAACTAGAACATAGCTGATTCTGATTGCTACAAAATTtttcctcttttctttttcctaaTGCATTGTGCTTTAAGCTCTTCCAAACTGCAACTTCTGTGAAGCTAAGTAAGAGCAGAAGATACTGTAGACGATATAGTGAGGTAACAAGGCCTTAGTTGGATGTATTAGACGATAGGCTGTGAAGTGATATAAGATGTTGCTAACTGTGTCGATGATATCTGGTTGCTGAGGAAGGAACTTATTTATATCCAGATCCTCTGAGCAGAAATCGGGCTATTTTGATGAGATCGCCTGTAGTTTAAGTTTTATTTGAGATGGAATACATTGTTGGATGCATATATGCCTTTACTTTGTTTCTCTGACGATAATCTTGATTTTGAAGTTTAAAGAGGGATTCCATAGAGCTCAGACCTTGAGATAGTAGAGTAGAGTGGGCTCCACGAATAAGTTACTAACATTTTTAGCATCCAGGCATTAACTTTCTGATTAGTCGATTAGTTAAATGTAACTATTTGAGATGTTAAAACAATTATGACCAATCACATTGGGTCATGCTTGTCTTTTGGTCATATATAGTTCTACTGTGCATTGCTTTTAGTTGAGCTCTTTTCTTTGACTTATTTCATCATTCAATGTTTTGTGGAAAAAAAACTTTTATCTTGCATTAAAATGTCTCAACAGTTATGCAGCATGTAACTGAGGTACCATATCTTTTGTAGTAATGCAAAATTACAAGAATGCGCCTCAGTATCTATACGGCCTTTCACCATCGCAGATGGATATGTTCATGACAGAAGATAACCCTGTCCGCCGACAGTCAGAGAAAGTCACAGAGGTACAAATCTTTGTGTGTGTTTGAAATATCATATACTCCTTGTATGTATACTTATGTCTCCTAATCATATTTAATATCCCATGCCATTTCCTTAGTCTGTAAACTGGGTGATACCTTCTTCCTTTCCTTTATTATTGATGTACTGCTTCATATGGCTGTGATTTGCAAAAATCGTGATTAGAAGGTAGAGGAAACACTTGTTCTGCTTGAGGAATCTTTCTTCAAGAGAATACTGATTAGCTATTGTTTACTCAGGAAAGCATTTCATCAGCCTGCAATTACTTGAGTAATGGTGGAATGTGGAGCACAACTGGCATGAGTGAAAGAGGTCCCTCCAAGTATAGCATGAGCGTAAGCATGTACCGTGGAGGGGCGAGAGGATATGGAAGGCCTAGAACTGCTCCTCCTGATTTGCCATCTTTGCTTTTGGATGCCCGGATTGTGTATTTGGGGATGCCGGTAGTGGAACTCTTACTTTAAGGCTTGTAGTCTTAATTCTTCTAAGTTACATTTCTTTGTTCTTACTGTTTAATTCTGTCTGTTGCAGATTGTACCGGCTGTGACCGAGCTTCTTGTTGCTCAATTTATGTGGTTGGATTATGACAGCCCAACGAAGCCAATATATCTGTATATTAACTCATCTGGTACTCAGGTAATCTGTAATCACCTGAATGTCTCGCATAAATTAGTATTCGgtattactttttatttttattttttatatcttacatttttcttttctggcCTTGTTTATTTTCCCAGAATGAGAAGATGGAGACTGTTGGATCTGAAACCGAGGCTTATGCAATTGCCGACACTATGGCTGTAAGATCCTGATTATAAATACTTACTAACTTAAGTTACTGACTTGGCAGTTAGCTGCGGAGACACCTCTTTTAATTGTATTCCTGGTGTTTGGCGTTTGACATTTCATCCAACTGCTCTGTCGTTAGTATTGCAAAGCGGATGTCTACACTGTAAATTGTGGAATGGCGTACGGGCAAGCAGCAATGCTTTTGTCTCTTGGAGCAGAAGGCTATCGCGGGTTACAGCCGAACTCATCCAGTAAGATATGACCTGTATATGTCATTGCTTATGAATATTATGTTTATTGGTGCTTCTTACATTTCTTGTGTCTCAAAgaaactttattatttattattattattattattattattattattattattatttatttaataattatttattattataattacacATCAGCAGCTTATCTCTCCTGCCCTAGGAATCACAACCAAGCTGATGGTTGGCACTTGGCAGGCTTACTTGGCTAGGGTTGTGTGGTTATCTAAGGTTCCATAACAATATAACAGTGCGAGTTGATAGATGATGAAGTGAATAATTTTATCTTGGGTGTATTTTGAAGCCCCTAATGATTGATTCTATGGCCCTAGCTCCTTTTGTAGCAACATATGAATTACTTCATTCTATAACAACCATAAACCCAATTTCTTCAAGAAGAACAGGCTACATTGTGTTGCTACTGATTATACACATGAGCTTTTGTGCTCTGtggtttgtttttttattatttggatcCTGCTGGTTTGGCCTATATTAATAAGACATTTTGCATGTTTAacctctgtgtgtgtgtgtgttatgtCAAACATTTCAAGCTTTACTATTCAAGATACAATGAAAATGTCATAGGAAACTGCTTGTGTGCTTTGCCAACTGAATTGGTATTACTAGTTGATTTATTTGATGCCTCCATGTTAGTTGTAAACTTGTATGCCGTTTAGGTTTTTACTGTTTTGCTTCTTGTTGCAGCAAAATTGTACCTCCCAAAAGTAAATAGATCAAGTGGAGCTGTCATTGACATGTGGATtaaggtctctctctctctctttcacacacacacacacagagagagaTGGTTGTTGCACTGCATGCTTAAGCACATGTCTCGTATGTTGCCTCAGGCCAAAGAACTAGAAGCAAACACGGAATATTACCTTGAACTCTTGGCCAAAGGAATCGGAAAGCCAAAGGAGGAGATTGAGAAGGACATCCAACGCCCAAAATATTTCCAAGCACAAGAGGCCATTGACTATGGCATTGCTGACAAGATCATTACTTCTCAAGATTCTGCCTTTGAGAAACGGGTAAAATTCGTAACTTTATGATTTGATGTGCATAGTTTTTAACTGCCTCTAGAAAACACACCATTTTGTTCTAACAATGAGTTCCCTTGTCAGAACTATGAAGAATTGTTGGCACAATCGAAAGCAATGAGAAGAGGAGCTGGTCCTCAAGCAGCTCCATCAGGGTTTAGGTAAACTTGTGAGAGTTTTGTGGCAAGGTTGGCATGCCCTTGCTATTCTGAATCTATGTCTCATGATATGTTGCTAGCCATTTAGATATTGCTTGGTACTTCAGGAAAAGCATACACTATGCACAAGTGTAGTGCTTTAGTGCTCATCCTCTTCATGGCTATGCACAAGACAAGTGTAGTGTGATTTAATGCTCATTTTTTTCAACTGTTGTATACTGGGACgaagaaagaaataacagaaaCTTGAAGTATAGAAAGAAATGTTTTGGGCTGAACAATGTGTTTCAATTTTGCGTAACCATTTGCAACACTTGAAGTAGGGAACACTTTTTCGCTGGTTTTCTGTTAACAAAAATCTACTATacatttggatttggatttggatttgaattttaaaaGTGATGATCGTTTATTAGAATGTCTAAATTTACTCCTGTAGACTCGTACTAAATCTTTTTAGCAACATGGGGTGTGGGTTGGGATGTTGGGACTGGATCGAATATTGCTGCAACAGCAGCAGCCTACTTTCGTTTTTACTAAAATCATCTGTTCGATTGTATTCCGAGTATGCTACAAAACAAATACTATCAGACATAATAATTCCATATAAACTAGTCATCAATGAGTAAATGATTTCAAATAAGGTCTTCGATCTCAGCTAAAATTAGAACACAGTACAAGCAACATCAGTCTTGCCCAACTCATGAAGCAGAGTTGGGAAGCATTTTCGGCTTTGGCTTGACTTCTACTTCGTTTACGCTGCGGACGAAGATGGCATCTGGCTCGTGGCTACAAATGTGATCAaagtaagaaattaaaatgcattagaacagagagagagtgagagtgggagagggagagaggattCTCACGTTTTATCTCCTTCTTCATATGTGTAACTAGATGCAACAGCCAGCAGTCTACCGTCTCTGCTAAAGGACAATGCTGCAATACTTGTCGGGTACTTCGAATACTTCACAATGTGACCAAATAGTAGCAGATAAGAGGAACTTAGTAATCATGTATTTTGAAACATGGCAACCTAAGTTAAAAATTAGAATTAGCATCTTCAACCTGATAAAGCCTTTTCTTGTTGTTTCCATCCCACACGTTAACATAACCGTCGCAACCTCCAGTAGCAAAGGTACCATAGCTACACGAAGCATTATTAAGTAAGAAAACTATGAACAGAAGTTACATACCACCAACAATGACCTTAATTAATCACTAATCAAGCTTCTTTTCAGGAGGACATATCTGAAATCTACAGAAATTTACAGATTGGCCAATACAAAATGCTTTAGTATAAAAGCACTACAAAACATTATTGTTTAAACTTCACTACTGTTCTGCTCGTAAGTTTACCCTTCTCCTAATATATAGTGCATGATGACAGACAGCAGTTTATACTCCTATTTTCTAAACTTTCTAGAAATTAACCTTACTGACAGCCTCAGCCTTATTAAGAATAAGATGAAGTCAGATGTACTGATCCAGGagcacaaataaaaataaaaaagcttACATAGGGTGAAATGCAATGGCATTCACAGGGTATACAATATCTCTTCCTGCTTCAGACTTCCTATGGCACTTGAATGCATACCTGCAGATGAGAAAATTATCTAGAGAATTATGAAACAGTTAAAATTCTGCAGTTAGGTTAACACTTCAATTAAGTTTACACACTTCCAAGATAAAACATAGTCACAAAAGACTGATCCATAATTGGTTAGCATTTTATAAAGATAATGGAAAATGATACAAAGTAGATATACATAGAGATTTTCACCCAAAGTTATATTGTCATGTAGTTTTTCAGGAGGTTTTTTCCTACTTCCACATTATCAAGTATTGGGTTGTTAATAGTACATACTTTTTAGATTGGCCTGTCTCTGACAGGTCAAAAAACTCCATGGCTACTCGTCCTTCAACACTACTAAGAGCATAACCTGGAAAACATAAACTTAGAATCAAATGAACAGTTATGGGAGGACAATATCCAGAATTCAGAATTATCTACAAACTTAATGTAGAAAATCTTAGTTGAACCGAGTATCTGTTCCCAGTGGGATCTAAACTAAGAAGTAACAAGGTAGCATAGTTCCATCATTCAGATATAGTAGATTTGTCACGACTCAGTAGAAACCATCAACCAACAGCCACtgatattatttgatattttcagatAAAAGATATTCAATCTGTTTAATAACTACTGGTCATTATGGATAAAACATGCTGGAACGACAACTCATTTTACCCACAGCAACCTATGACAAATTTAAGTTGATAAAGCAGCACCTGTCCCATTCGGATAACATCGGACACATCTTGTTTGGTATTTCAAAGAAGATTCCCTCCGTTGTTCAGGTTGAGACATGTTCCGAAGATCATACACGTTTACATGCCTTCCAGCAGTAGCAACCACTAAGTGATTTCCAACAACAGACATAGAATAAACACGCTCCGGTTGAGTATATGTTCCAACAGAGCGATCCTGGCCACTGGAACTTCTTGGATCCCAGCACTTCAAGGTTTTGTCCCAGCTACCCGTAATAACTTGACCTAAAACAAGATAATGTATAAGCATAACATAAATAGAACCATCAATGGCTCCATGCATGTGTAGTGAACCAAGCTGAAGTTAGCATTAGATAATCACTAAGAACTTCTATTTAAAGTTTTCTAACTTTTTCGCTTATAGCTTGTTCAAATTTGAGAATGAACTACAGCAACCTCAAGAGATTGTAGTAAATACCATATAATTCAGAAGTTAATAACAAGCATTCATGTGTAGACAATGGTCCAATTATCAGTGAAGTGATTTTGGATATGAAAGAGAGTATTAAGTCAAATGCACTGAACAACGTATGAAAATATTAGGCCTTTTATGCTTATATTATTGCTCTTAACAACTTTTGCATTTTGTCAGTTCTCACTTCTTCTGGCTAAATGTgcttcaaataattaaaataacttTTGCTTCAAAAAAAAGTCGTTATTTAAGGAATTCTTTCGATGACAAAAATGTGAGAGAAAATTATATCGAAGTATAgctacaaacaaataaaaattataatggTGATGAAAAACCAACCAGTTGCATATGAGTATTCAACACATCGCACAGGTCCATCATGCAGCCCCAAAACATCCTCCTTGTTGTAATTAAACACAAGCCTGGAGCATAACAACCACCAATTGCCACATAAGTCAACAGCAAGCAAAATACTCAATCAATGTGATACTATCGTTTGAGAAGAACTAAAATCCATCACATTATACTAATAAAGCAAATTAAACTAATAGATCCTGCCAGcgaaactaaaacaaaatagtGGACCAATTCATTAAAAATGACCATAAAATGTTGTCCAATGTGAATCAGAATAAAACTGGAAATGACCTTCTAACAGTATGATCGGCAGAAGCACTAAACCCTGAGGTATCATCATGGAAGCAACAATCCAGTACAGCGCCGCCGTGCATAAACTCCCCTCTGAGCGCATTGGCACTAGCATCGTACAATCGAACACTCTGATAACCAACCAGAACGATagggaaaaataaattaaatggagAAATCAGTCAAAATTAGAGTTCGCATTCAACGACTAAGAGAATAAAACTAAAAACCTTATCCCATGAGGAAACAAGGAGGTGGTCACTGTGGTTGGAGAATCGGAGGTTAGAAATTCCGTCAGTCGGTGGGCTCAATAGCTCCCTTCCCGTCGACGGTGGTGGCGCTGAGGCCATGATTACCGCAATTTGCAGCTCCTTGTAAGGGTTCGGCGGAGAGAGATGCGAAGGTGATCTGATGAGTGATGATTTtagagagaggagaggagaggagaggagaggaaaGAGAGGCGGAGGAATGAGGTATTCAAATTCAAATCTACAAGAGCGTAGCCGTGAATCTACAATTTTGGGTTGGGCTCCTAAACGATGAAATACGTGAAAAGTGTGATATTCTTTGGCTTACCATATTCAAATTCTAAACACTAAAGTCCAACCTTTTTTTCATGTTCAGTTTGaagattttaatttataatcttatGTTTACTAGTTTTGGGTTCTTAATTTTATGAATGGGCAATTGATCattttttcatataaaataATGATTTCGTTAAATTTAACagttaaaataattttgatCCGATTACTAATGTAAACATTAGGCTAAAGTTTATTTTTAGTTCCAAAcataaaaaattcatattttttgtccTACACATTGAATAATTAACAATTTTGGTTCAGGCAATATGTTTGCTAGCTTCAGGTTTGAAAtagtaatttatatatatatatatatatatatatatatatatatatatatatattttatcaataattGTCGAAGTTGTTAACTTTGTAGATGTTTTTTAGCTGATATTGATGGTGAAGGGCCGCAAAATATTAAGGGTTTTAAAATCCGTCATTCAAGCTTCAAAAACTCTCACAATGTCGAGCCATGAGATCATGCGTCGACAGTGAATTTTTCAAAGGCGAAGCTAAGCTATTGCCGACAACCTT
It contains:
- the LOC121761001 gene encoding transcription initiation factor IIA subunit 2-like, with the protein product MATFELYRRSTIGMCLTETLDHMVSTGVLSPELAIQVLIQFDKSMTEALETEVKNKVSIKGHLHTYRFCDNVWTFILQNAQVKSEEGQETVDCLKIVACDSKLLTQ
- the LOC121761010 gene encoding ATP-dependent Clp protease proteolytic subunit-related protein 1, chloroplastic-like, which encodes MASSSLLLSPLSSTTSLDNRDLLGNSAFLQNPKLIFAAKARKGAIRRCGFKAPAARNSLDHIPKQFRQENLKDGLMQNYKNAPQYLYGLSPSQMDMFMTEDNPVRRQSEKVTEESISSACNYLSNGGMWSTTGMSERGPSKYSMSVSMYRGGARGYGRPRTAPPDLPSLLLDARIVYLGMPIVPAVTELLVAQFMWLDYDSPTKPIYLYINSSGTQNEKMETVGSETEAYAIADTMAYCKADVYTVNCGMAYGQAAMLLSLGAEGYRGLQPNSSTKLYLPKVNRSSGAVIDMWIKAKELEANTEYYLELLAKGIGKPKEEIEKDIQRPKYFQAQEAIDYGIADKIITSQDSAFEKRNYEELLAQSKAMRRGAGPQAAPSGFR
- the LOC121764079 gene encoding mitotic checkpoint protein BUB3.1-like, which encodes MASAPPPSTGRELLSPPTDGISNLRFSNHSDHLLVSSWDKSVRLYDASANALRGEFMHGGAVLDCCFHDDTSGFSASADHTVRRLVFNYNKEDVLGLHDGPVRCVEYSYATGQVITGSWDKTLKCWDPRSSSGQDRSVGTYTQPERVYSMSVVGNHLVVATAGRHVNVYDLRNMSQPEQRRESSLKYQTRCVRCYPNGTGYALSSVEGRVAMEFFDLSETGQSKKYAFKCHRKSEAGRDIVYPVNAIAFHPIYGTFATGGCDGYVNVWDGNNKKRLYQYSKYPTSIAALSFSRDGRLLAVASSYTYEEGDKTHEPDAIFVRSVNEVEVKPKPKMLPNSAS